The Chryseobacterium aureum genome contains a region encoding:
- a CDS encoding L-type lectin family protein, whose amino-acid sequence MIKSTSIVRYKRFLLAFPLFIFAQNLKAQNEQGTGYPYFVNFTQGLQPQEAYKVATSGVQNDATFTTDGLRLTRSVNNISGGVILADKIFKSDQGIKFEFEFAIYGGNTNGGDGISIFLVDGSIPKDQLNLGYFGGGLGYSFVRGGESTEGLRGAYLGIGLDEFGNFKTSFNQTERRRNGIFGVSLADGRSNITLRGKRGNQSLSSAEPAGYNGYPLLYSIATNAAPSSSNRSAYLNPATGKYTGAQNTALQQFSIESGGTTIPLNESDARFRKAYVTLVPNPAGGYNITLEIQHGAVKEKVIDNYYYPTSLKYTETTISNTTVRTLDTSAPATFRIGFAASTGAAKNIHLLKNLGVSRPYAAEVTDDLFAGCPGIKSTYYPLLNDAAYSSASGQNPPTLSYDNLDFNSFRFLDSNGAVIPNITGGVYTNSQGTWTYFPTTGALSFRPAAGFTGVAQVQYDIKGGGSNGTEAPYNKEEYRSLPALVQVNISSTNNCSKACVISNKNVTQHISR is encoded by the coding sequence ATGATAAAGAGTACCTCAATTGTACGATACAAAAGATTTTTGCTCGCATTTCCACTCTTTATTTTCGCCCAGAATTTGAAGGCGCAGAATGAACAGGGAACAGGATATCCATACTTTGTAAATTTCACCCAGGGATTACAGCCTCAGGAAGCTTATAAAGTAGCGACAAGCGGAGTTCAGAATGATGCAACGTTTACTACAGACGGGTTACGACTGACACGAAGTGTAAACAATATTTCAGGAGGAGTAATCCTGGCTGATAAAATATTCAAGAGTGATCAGGGAATCAAGTTTGAATTTGAATTTGCCATTTATGGAGGGAACACTAACGGAGGAGATGGTATTTCTATCTTTCTAGTAGACGGTTCTATTCCTAAAGACCAGCTTAATCTGGGATACTTTGGTGGTGGATTAGGGTACAGTTTTGTACGTGGAGGCGAATCTACAGAAGGGCTCAGAGGAGCTTATCTAGGGATTGGTTTGGATGAATTCGGGAATTTTAAGACAAGCTTTAACCAAACTGAAAGAAGAAGAAATGGTATTTTTGGGGTAAGTTTAGCGGATGGACGAAGCAATATTACTTTAAGGGGTAAACGTGGAAACCAGAGCCTTTCTTCTGCTGAACCTGCGGGATATAATGGCTACCCTTTACTGTACAGCATAGCAACCAATGCAGCTCCTTCCAGCAGCAACAGATCTGCCTATCTGAACCCTGCTACCGGGAAATACACTGGAGCTCAAAATACCGCTCTTCAGCAATTCAGCATTGAAAGCGGCGGAACAACCATTCCTCTTAATGAAAGTGATGCAAGATTCCGTAAAGCATATGTTACTTTAGTTCCCAACCCGGCAGGCGGTTACAATATCACACTGGAAATACAGCATGGTGCCGTGAAGGAAAAAGTGATTGATAATTATTATTATCCTACGTCTCTGAAATACACGGAGACTACAATATCCAACACTACAGTAAGAACACTGGATACTTCAGCGCCTGCTACTTTCAGAATTGGATTTGCCGCTTCTACAGGAGCTGCCAAAAACATCCATTTATTGAAAAACTTAGGGGTTTCAAGACCTTATGCTGCCGAAGTGACAGATGACCTGTTTGCAGGCTGCCCGGGAATCAAGTCAACGTATTATCCGTTGCTCAATGACGCGGCTTATTCTTCAGCAAGCGGCCAAAACCCGCCAACACTTTCCTATGACAACCTTGATTTTAATTCATTCCGCTTTCTGGACAGTAACGGAGCGGTAATTCCGAATATAACCGGTGGTGTTTATACCAACAGCCAGGGAACCTGGACTTATTTTCCCACTACCGGAGCGCTTTCTTTCAGACCTGCAGCCGGATTTACAGGTGTAGCTCAGGTACAGTATGATATTAAAGGTGGTGGAAGCAATGGTACTGAGGCTCCTTACAATAAGGAAGAATACAGATCACTGCCAGCACTGGTACAGGTTAATATTTCAAGCACGAATAACTGCAGCAAGGCCTGCGTTATCTCCAACAAGAATGTAACTCAGCACATCTCCAGATAA
- a CDS encoding NAD-dependent epimerase/dehydratase family protein — MKKICVTGATGLLGTHVILKLLEDDYSVIALLRKKSSWVGEENKNLKLVEADLSSDISVYLNTVDCVIHIAAETRQHLISYDEYRKVNYDTVVNLFTQAALMRVKKFVFVSTANTLGFGKTGFLGTEKAPQRYPFTHSFYAQSKREAEAYLLENCNNTEVIIVNPTFMIGAFDSKPSSGKIIFWAWKKKLVFYPKGGKNFVHVADAASGIVSALENGRSGEKYLLANENLSYKEFFTKINRITHQNPMMIAIPNIVLSFVGLIGDGLRKLKIKTALSSSHMKALQIKNYYSNRKSAEELGIQYQPIDKAIAEAVQYFTQNPVSNKKTSS, encoded by the coding sequence ATGAAAAAAATTTGCGTGACTGGAGCTACAGGGCTTCTGGGAACTCATGTTATCCTTAAATTATTAGAAGATGATTATTCTGTTATTGCTCTGCTGCGCAAGAAAAGCAGCTGGGTGGGTGAAGAAAACAAGAATCTGAAGCTGGTAGAGGCGGATCTTTCCTCCGATATCTCAGTATATCTTAACACTGTCGACTGTGTGATTCATATAGCGGCAGAAACACGGCAGCATCTCATCAGCTATGATGAATACAGAAAAGTGAATTATGATACTGTTGTGAATCTGTTTACCCAAGCAGCACTCATGAGGGTAAAAAAGTTTGTGTTTGTGAGTACGGCAAATACTTTAGGATTTGGAAAAACCGGATTTTTGGGAACTGAAAAAGCACCGCAAAGGTATCCTTTCACCCATTCATTCTATGCTCAAAGCAAGCGGGAAGCAGAAGCTTATCTTTTAGAGAACTGTAACAACACAGAAGTCATCATTGTGAATCCAACTTTTATGATTGGTGCTTTTGACAGCAAGCCGAGTTCCGGAAAGATTATCTTTTGGGCCTGGAAGAAGAAGCTGGTTTTCTATCCGAAAGGAGGGAAAAACTTTGTACACGTGGCAGACGCAGCCAGTGGAATAGTAAGTGCGCTTGAAAATGGAAGAAGCGGTGAAAAATACCTTTTAGCCAATGAAAACTTAAGCTATAAAGAATTTTTTACGAAAATAAACCGGATTACTCATCAAAATCCTATGATGATTGCTATTCCAAATATAGTTTTAAGCTTTGTTGGATTGATTGGCGATGGTTTGAGAAAATTAAAAATAAAAACAGCGCTGAGCTCTTCCCATATGAAAGCTCTGCAAATCAAAAATTATTATTCTAATCGGAAATCAGCAGAAGAACTGGGAATTCAATATCAGCCGATTGATAAAGCAATCGCAGAGGCAGTCCAGTATTTTACTCAGAACCCTGTCAGCAATAAAAAAACCAGCTCTTAA
- a CDS encoding SDR family NAD(P)-dependent oxidoreductase gives MDTKESYAVVTGASQGLGKSFAENLAKKNINVILISLPDQHLKEFSHYLKELYKVKVHYYETDLSVHENVMKLTEWLNQSFEIHILINNAGIGGTKKFTEASSDYINTILQVNVTATSLITHQLLPNLLKQPRAYILNVSSMAAFSPIGFKTVYPASKSFIHSFSRGLHEELKGTSVCVSVVNPGAMKTNKDVCERIEKQGFIGRLTLLNPDKVASYCIRQLFKKDSVIMVNPISWMTMKILPIWIKLPLMTKAIKKEIEV, from the coding sequence ATGGATACCAAAGAATCATATGCTGTAGTGACAGGAGCAAGCCAGGGACTCGGAAAATCATTCGCTGAAAATCTCGCAAAGAAAAATATTAATGTTATTCTTATCAGTCTTCCGGATCAGCATCTCAAAGAATTTTCCCACTACCTGAAAGAGTTGTATAAGGTGAAAGTTCATTATTATGAAACCGATCTTTCGGTGCATGAAAATGTGATGAAGCTTACAGAATGGCTTAATCAGTCTTTTGAAATTCATATTCTGATCAATAATGCAGGGATTGGCGGCACCAAAAAATTCACAGAAGCTTCTTCTGATTACATCAATACCATTTTGCAGGTTAATGTAACGGCCACTTCACTCATCACCCACCAGTTGCTTCCTAACCTTTTAAAGCAACCCAGGGCTTATATCCTGAATGTTTCAAGTATGGCCGCCTTTTCTCCCATAGGGTTTAAAACTGTCTATCCTGCCTCCAAAAGCTTTATTCATTCATTTTCAAGAGGACTGCATGAAGAACTGAAAGGGACCAGTGTATGTGTAAGTGTGGTGAATCCGGGAGCAATGAAAACAAATAAAGATGTATGTGAAAGAATAGAGAAGCAGGGGTTTATAGGGAGATTAACGCTTTTAAATCCGGATAAAGTAGCTTCATACTGCATCCGCCAGTTATTTAAAAAAGATTCCGTAATTATGGTGAATCCAATCAGCTGGATGACGATGAAAATTTTACCCATATGGATAAAGCTTCCACTGATGACCAAGGCTATCAAAAAAGAGATCGAAGTATGA
- a CDS encoding helix-turn-helix domain-containing protein, whose amino-acid sequence MNTSELNSFIVILIYGSLVFLSLLKLANPLKVNRKANFWFGIFLFLWSTFWLDEILFLITGSIIEFHSLFFVKCIQFFTPVVFYLSVLFYTNPSFTFNTRDFRFLLLPAAFVLCLILVKSGYETPFEYLSVILILIQALFYTGLSYITIRKHQRRIQQFSSNTEGINLNWLEYIILILLMVNVIYVIYNLFYDPKALNFFINTIFLSVIYWVGYYSLKQKEIYPLEEKHRQELISIDEDSHPEEIKRKLISDEELVKIKAGLERIMAVQKPYLDSELNLIRLAEMLSVSTHHLSYVINTGFGKNFFQYVNEYRVGYAKKLLKEPNSKLSILGIAYESGFNSKTSFNTTFKKVTGQTPSEFKK is encoded by the coding sequence ATGAACACATCAGAGTTAAACAGTTTCATCGTGATACTTATCTATGGTTCATTGGTTTTTCTTTCTCTGCTGAAACTCGCCAACCCTTTAAAAGTAAACCGTAAGGCCAATTTCTGGTTTGGGATATTTCTTTTTCTGTGGTCTACCTTTTGGCTGGATGAAATTCTTTTTCTTATTACAGGCTCCATCATTGAATTTCATTCTCTCTTTTTTGTAAAATGTATTCAGTTTTTTACCCCTGTTGTTTTTTACTTGAGTGTATTGTTTTACACCAATCCTTCTTTTACTTTTAATACAAGAGATTTCAGATTTTTGTTACTTCCTGCAGCTTTTGTGCTGTGCCTTATATTGGTAAAGTCAGGATATGAAACCCCATTTGAATATCTTAGTGTTATTCTGATTCTCATTCAGGCGCTTTTTTATACCGGCCTTTCGTATATTACCATCAGAAAGCACCAGCGGAGAATCCAGCAGTTCTCCTCCAATACCGAAGGAATTAATCTGAACTGGCTGGAGTATATCATTCTGATCCTTCTTATGGTGAACGTCATTTACGTGATTTATAATCTGTTCTATGATCCTAAAGCACTTAATTTCTTTATCAATACCATATTTTTATCTGTTATTTACTGGGTAGGGTATTATTCTCTGAAGCAGAAGGAAATTTATCCTTTGGAAGAAAAGCATAGACAGGAACTGATCTCTATTGATGAAGATTCTCATCCGGAAGAAATAAAGAGAAAGCTGATTTCTGATGAAGAATTAGTTAAAATAAAAGCCGGACTGGAAAGGATCATGGCGGTACAAAAACCTTACCTTGACAGCGAACTCAATCTGATCAGGCTGGCTGAAATGCTTTCCGTTTCTACCCACCATCTTTCTTATGTTATTAATACAGGCTTTGGAAAAAACTTTTTCCAGTATGTGAATGAATACAGAGTGGGTTATGCCAAAAAACTGCTGAAAGAACCCAACAGTAAATTGTCTATTCTGGGAATTGCTTACGAGTCCGGGTTCAATTCTAAAACCTCTTTTAATACCACCTTTAAAAAAGTGACCGGACAAACCCCTTCTGAGTTCAAAAAATAA
- a CDS encoding rhomboid family intramembrane serine protease: MDTVVLIIIAVTCIFSYMGFNSMALFEKYKFNVGAIANRKEYIRLISSAFLHADFMHLFFNMLSLYFFQGVVVSFFGETGFVILYFGSMILGNLFSLMIYKNQPWYSAIGASGAVSGIIFASIAMAPSEISVNFLPGWLFGTLYFGYSVYMMLNPKQWDNLGHAAHLGGAFFGLVYSIVMHPQLAMSNILFLGIMSLPLIYLGYEIFIKKRIG; this comes from the coding sequence ATGGATACAGTTGTTTTAATCATCATTGCGGTCACATGTATTTTCAGTTACATGGGATTCAACAGTATGGCACTCTTTGAAAAATATAAATTCAATGTAGGAGCCATCGCAAATCGTAAAGAATATATAAGGCTTATCAGTTCTGCGTTTTTGCATGCAGACTTTATGCACTTATTTTTTAATATGCTTTCCCTGTATTTTTTCCAGGGAGTTGTCGTTAGTTTCTTTGGCGAAACAGGATTTGTAATTCTTTATTTCGGATCTATGATTCTGGGGAATTTATTCAGTCTGATGATTTATAAAAATCAACCCTGGTATTCAGCAATCGGAGCTTCAGGAGCTGTTTCAGGAATTATTTTTGCTTCCATCGCAATGGCACCCAGTGAGATTAGTGTCAACTTCTTACCCGGATGGCTATTTGGAACCTTGTATTTCGGATATTCCGTTTACATGATGCTGAATCCTAAGCAATGGGATAATCTGGGGCATGCTGCCCACCTTGGAGGCGCATTTTTCGGATTGGTTTATTCTATCGTAATGCATCCGCAGCTGGCCATGAGCAACATCCTTTTCTTAGGAATCATGTCACTTCCGTTAATTTATTTGGGATATGAAATTTTTATAAAGAAACGAATAGGGTAA
- a CDS encoding DNA gyrase/topoisomerase IV subunit A: MTTEEHSHEGESLKKVSGLYKDWFLDYASYVILDRAIPSVYDGLKPVQRRIMHSMRELEDGRYNKVANIVGNTMKYHPHGDASITDAMVQIGQKELLIDTQGNWGNIYTGDSAAAARYIEARLTPFALEVVFNPKTTEWTKSYDGRNNEPVDLPVKFPLLLAQGVEGIGVGLSTKILPHNFNELINASVAYLKGKKFELYPDFLTAGYLDVSEYNDGHRGGKVRARARITQTDKHTLVISELPYSKTTTDLIDSILKANEKGKIKIKKIEDNTSDKVEILIHIHNDVSPDKTIDALYAFTDCQVTISPNACVIVGDKPMFMNVSDILKMNTDHTVSLLKKELEIELHELQESWHFSSLERIFIENRIYHDIEEVKTWEDVIKTIDTGLKPHTKHLLRAVTEEDILKLTEIRIKRISRFDLDKFKENIASLEGKIEQVKHHLANLIAYAIEYYLNIQKKYGKDKQRKTELRIFDTIDATKVAVANEKFYANFEEGFIGTSLKKDQYLFDCSDIDDIIIFRKDGSMKVVKVEAKTFVGKDILHVAIWKKNDKRTVYNMIYREGREGPYYMKRFSVTGVTRNTDYPLASDKKGSETLYFSANPNGEAETVTVLLKPNPRIRKNKMEINFSDLAIKGRDSKGNLVTKYAVKKVDMKEEGVSTLAPRKIWFDDTVRRLNADVRGTLLGSFKGDDKILTINTNGEVKLVSFDLGNRFDDEYLVLEKWRPAQPITCIYYDGEKDIYFIKRFLLENTVNVQTFMPSEHPKSFIENVIVANDVTAEIIFAKDKGKERDPETINIDEFIAVKGIKAIGNQFTKFKVKAINITIPEPVEEEPEVYEDPEPTGDGDEDGGIIGDLFQEDGNHENE; this comes from the coding sequence ATGACGACAGAAGAACATTCGCATGAGGGTGAAAGCTTAAAGAAGGTTTCCGGTTTATACAAAGACTGGTTTCTGGATTATGCTTCCTATGTAATTTTGGATCGAGCTATTCCCTCGGTGTATGATGGTTTAAAACCCGTTCAGCGAAGAATCATGCACTCTATGCGGGAGCTGGAAGACGGGCGTTACAATAAAGTGGCCAATATCGTGGGAAACACCATGAAATACCACCCGCACGGAGACGCTTCCATTACAGATGCCATGGTGCAGATCGGGCAGAAAGAACTGCTGATAGATACCCAGGGAAACTGGGGGAATATCTATACAGGAGATTCCGCGGCCGCGGCAAGGTATATTGAAGCCAGGCTGACCCCTTTTGCGCTGGAAGTTGTCTTTAATCCTAAAACAACAGAATGGACCAAGTCTTATGACGGAAGAAATAATGAACCTGTTGATTTACCCGTAAAATTTCCTTTGCTTTTGGCACAGGGAGTAGAGGGTATTGGGGTAGGGCTTTCTACAAAAATCCTTCCCCATAACTTCAATGAGCTTATCAATGCTTCTGTAGCCTATCTGAAAGGAAAGAAATTTGAACTGTATCCGGATTTTTTAACAGCCGGTTATCTGGATGTTTCCGAATATAATGACGGGCACAGAGGCGGAAAAGTAAGAGCAAGAGCAAGAATTACCCAGACGGATAAGCATACACTGGTTATATCCGAACTTCCGTACTCGAAAACCACAACCGATCTTATTGACTCTATCTTAAAAGCTAACGAGAAAGGGAAAATAAAAATCAAAAAAATTGAGGATAATACTTCAGATAAAGTAGAAATCCTGATCCATATTCATAATGATGTTTCTCCGGATAAGACGATAGATGCCCTGTATGCATTCACAGACTGCCAGGTAACCATTTCTCCGAATGCCTGCGTCATTGTAGGTGACAAACCCATGTTTATGAATGTTTCCGATATTCTGAAAATGAATACGGATCATACCGTGTCATTGCTGAAAAAAGAGTTGGAGATTGAACTTCATGAGCTTCAGGAAAGCTGGCATTTCTCTTCACTGGAAAGAATTTTCATCGAAAACAGAATCTATCACGATATTGAAGAAGTGAAAACCTGGGAAGACGTCATAAAGACTATTGATACCGGATTAAAACCCCACACCAAACATCTTTTAAGAGCGGTTACAGAAGAGGATATTCTAAAACTGACCGAAATCCGGATCAAGAGAATTTCAAGATTCGATTTAGATAAATTTAAAGAAAATATCGCATCCCTGGAAGGAAAGATAGAACAGGTAAAACATCATCTTGCCAACCTGATTGCGTATGCCATAGAGTATTATCTGAATATTCAGAAAAAATACGGCAAAGACAAGCAGAGAAAAACAGAACTTAGAATCTTTGATACCATTGATGCTACAAAAGTAGCGGTAGCCAACGAAAAATTCTATGCCAACTTTGAAGAAGGATTCATAGGAACCTCTTTGAAGAAAGACCAATACCTTTTCGATTGCTCTGATATTGATGACATCATTATTTTCAGAAAAGACGGAAGTATGAAGGTGGTAAAAGTAGAAGCCAAAACATTTGTAGGTAAAGATATTCTGCACGTTGCCATCTGGAAGAAAAATGATAAGAGAACAGTCTATAACATGATCTACCGTGAAGGTAGGGAAGGGCCATATTACATGAAGCGGTTCTCCGTAACCGGAGTGACCAGAAATACAGATTATCCGCTTGCTTCAGATAAAAAAGGATCAGAAACCCTTTATTTCTCAGCCAATCCTAATGGGGAAGCAGAAACGGTAACGGTATTGCTGAAACCCAATCCAAGAATCAGAAAGAACAAAATGGAGATTAATTTCTCTGATCTTGCCATCAAAGGAAGAGATTCCAAAGGAAATCTGGTGACAAAATATGCGGTAAAGAAAGTAGATATGAAGGAAGAAGGGGTTTCTACGCTGGCTCCAAGAAAAATCTGGTTTGATGATACTGTGAGAAGACTGAATGCAGATGTAAGAGGCACATTGCTGGGAAGCTTTAAAGGAGATGATAAAATCCTTACCATCAATACAAACGGGGAAGTAAAGTTGGTATCTTTTGACCTGGGTAACCGTTTTGATGATGAATACCTGGTGCTTGAAAAGTGGAGACCTGCACAGCCCATCACCTGTATTTATTATGATGGAGAAAAAGACATTTACTTCATTAAGAGATTCCTGCTGGAAAATACAGTGAATGTACAGACTTTCATGCCTTCCGAACACCCGAAATCATTCATTGAAAATGTAATTGTTGCCAATGATGTAACAGCAGAAATCATTTTTGCGAAAGATAAAGGAAAAGAACGCGATCCGGAAACGATAAATATTGATGAATTTATTGCCGTAAAAGGAATAAAAGCAATTGGAAACCAGTTTACCAAATTCAAAGTAAAAGCAATTAATATTACCATTCCTGAACCGGTAGAAGAAGAACCGGAGGTTTATGAAGATCCTGAACCTACAGGAGATGGAGATGAAGACGGAGGAATTATCGGAGACCTGTTTCAGGAAGACGGGAATCATGAAAATGAATAG